The nucleotide window AATCAAGATTACGTGCGCCACAAGTGGCTGTCACGTGTGCGTTTCCGAGCTTTGCTAGTTGAACTGCATATTGACCTACGCCGCCCGATGCGGCAGTAATCAGGAGGTTTAGTTGCTGGCCGGTTTTTTCGTAGTTGAACCCGGGAGTACGGAGGAGACACTCGTGAGCTGCGAGGCCGGCGATCGGTAAAGCTGCTCCCTGAAAAGCCGTTACCTCTGGAGGCCTTGAAACTGTCAAATTCTCCTTCGCCACAGCAAATTCAGCCAGTCCACCTCCACATATGTTCTGTCATTGCAATATATATTCGTAATAATTTGCCATAGCCAATGACTTAAAACGATGCTAAATTGCAGATGAAACAAAGCTCCTTTATTAAACGAACAAAGTCTGAGGATCACTTACTCGGAACTGATAGTCATGTAAATAAGGTGATTGCATTATAAACATGATACGACTCAATACCGAAAGAGATACGGCACAAAAGTTTGGGGCTTTGGGGTTGTTCCAATAATAACCAACAAATAGTTTAAGTGGAACACAGACTCGAACATGGTAACGGGACACGACAGTCTTTGGGACTTCCAAATATATGAAAAAGCTTTAAAAAGTTCAGATTTTTCTTCAAGAACTATTGGGGTTGCACAAATGCCATAAACTATTTATCCAAATTGAATTACCATGCTACCCTGAAGCTCGTATTCGTATCTGATACTCTTATCTGATACATATTGTCAAACATGTAACAAATACTCGCACTCAAATCAGAATAACATAGACCGGAAGAATAAGAATGGCAACTTACGAAAAGCACGGCCACAACTTTATCGCCAGCTTTGAAATTCTTGACTCCTGATCCGACCTCAAAGACTTCTCCTGCTGCATCAATACCTTCTCCAACAAAAAATTCTTTAGCCAAATAGGCATTTGAAATATTGGCATTGAAGAGAAGTGCAATGTTTGCAGATGGAGAGATAAATGGTAGGTACCAGGTATGTGGGGGAATTTGCGAGGCAAAAATGGCCACACTATCCCTTTCTGTATTCTCAAGTCAAATGGATTTATACTAGTTGCCTCCATTTTTAGTAAAACTTCATCTTGTTTTGGAGAAGGAACTTGAAGTTCAACATGCTGCAGCAAATACATTTTCAGATATATGTTATAATTGTACCATGAACCCTCTCAGTTTCATATCCCTTTTGGAGTTTTGAACAACACGCCCGCACGCACTGCCACATGCAGGAGTAACATGCACCTTCATATCATTAAGTCGTTTCACTGCAAATGAGTGGATAGAACTCTCTGCCTTCCACAATACAaagcatatacatacatacataaacaGATGCATGCATACATACATGCATCCATGCCTACAGTGTAGGATACCACCACAGTCACATGCAGGGTAATATACACCTTGATATCATGAAGTTGTTTCACTGCAAACGAGTGGATAGACCTCTCTGTCTTCCACAATACAAATTGGAATTTCAGAGCTTTGACTCAAACAAAGCTTTCAATGcctacttcttttttttttttttttttatctttttacgTAAGAGAAAGATTGTATATATTAAGTTTCGAAATCCGAAGTTGTCGGACATTATTGTTAAAGATGACTAAGCTAAGCTTCAGATTTAGCAACTTTTTGTTTTGCTATAATACCTACATAAATCAACACCAAAAGCATAAACAATATGAACTTCTATATTACTTAGTAAATTAAAAGTAATTTAAAACCTTTCTTTATATCCATTCTTACTCTCCCTTGGTCAATATAATCACACTAGATAAACAATCTGGACTCAAATCTCCATTTCTAACCGTTTTATGAATTTATACTCCTACCTTATAAAAACTCGGAAATTAATcctctattttaatttatttatattcttCTATAAAAAAACTGAGATGTTAGTCCAATAAGTTCATCTTCATATTGTCAAACATCACCTTAAAACTGACATTAAAGATCAACAGTTAGGCAAAAATGAAATAGTAAAACTCGATAGTTAatcaattttaagaaaaaaaaaagagagaagaagaagCAAAAATCAGTAGTTGAAACTGAATTAATTTCCAGTTTTCATAATGTcgaattttgttaaattcaattcaattctgaTAAAATAGAGTTATGAGATTCATAATTAGATCATTTTTACTTTGTTTTAACTTTTGATCTcggaaaattacaagaaaaaatgctaacaaaaagacaaaaaaaaaggaaaaagcaaGCAAATAAAAGGATGAAGAAGATTACTTTCAAAGCAGCGGCGCCTCCGCCATAAGTGTTATATTGAACAGCACGCATCATAGTATTCTTAGCCATTTTCAGTTGTGAGTAGAAAATGAATGAAGAAGGTAACTGAGAATTGAGAAGATAAAAGAGAAAGCGGGAAGGACCAGAAAGTGTGATTAAATTATGTAGCTTTTGCAATTAGATAATTGGGCTTTGAGGGGTTGTTTTTATAGTGAAATTTCAGACATGGAAATGAGGCCTGCATTTAGCTAAATTAACGGGTATACCCCTCTTCCAACAAATTCGCAGAAAACCTTTGGTTACATTTCTATactttttatgtattattatgtTAAACTGTTATTATAGATACTTGAGGATGAATTAATCGAAGGACAAGAAAATGATAAAAATCAAGTTAATATACTACAATAAATGGCTTTGATTAAGATAGACatgtaatttaatcattttaatttttttaataaattcacaaaaAAAGGTTAAAAAGGTTTTTCCACTTTCACAATTTTAGCAACTACTCACaatataaacaaaattttaaataaaattcgcTTACATGAAAAAAGGAATCAGTTTCATTCAACTTTTGTtactttatttataattattaatattttaagaaaaatattgttttattttattttatttttcacccaAGTGTGTTATTGTACAGTAATGGATCTAAAGAGCTAGCAGAGTCGACCCTTTAAAACAGAAAATTGTTCATTtagatattttaaaaattttaaaattttaaattagtaaaagtaaaattatattttaatctcttaaaatgataaaaaatattagattaatgttctaaaatgataaaatttaatttaatcttttaaaaattataaagatataaattattaaaaattaaaatttaatttttatccttcaaaatttttctccGTTCACCTTGGATTAGTTCATATTGTATTATTTCATCTATTATTCtataatcaaattaaatatatttttaaagtttgtatatttatatgagaATTTCTCTGTAAATTATTTATATTGTATAAATAAGTTCATGTATtgtaaattattttttacaatcaTAACTTCTTGAATGTGCTACAAttgatttcttcttctactcgtTGTATCAAACTTGCCGGCTTGTCCCATTTCAAACCTCTACTTTTCTCCTTGCCAATAATTACTGATTTTCAACgatttttaatacattttattatttcaaaatttcatattttataatttttattccctaattatatatttaaaaatcatttattcatataaattttaatataaaaattctatcgattttaatacattttattatctcacaatttcatattttatattttttatatcctaattatatatttaaaaatcatttgttgatataaatttcaatataataataattctatcaattttgattcaatgtgcaacatcatatataaattttgattttataacTACATTATTAAGTTAAAACAACTTTACATTATATTACacacacaattatattaattcaaTATGACAAAAGAatgtatgtatttatttcttttaaacatGTACAATTGAAATAAATCaaagttttatatatacatatgaaccgcaatttaaattttatttatataataacaccaaataaaaatttatgtatcaaattataAGTTTAATCAATATTtatgtataaatttaatatttatccctataaatattaaaatattcacTTATTCATATAATTAACACatatttttaaaaagattttgCTCATTgaactattaaatatttttacataaaaagaaatttataagcaaaactttaattaaaaattgaaatatgaaCATAGTTAAAATACATACAATTCAAACCTCAAATATGAACTAATAAGAAAAAGCATACAAGTCCAACATAATCACATTTCATTGTTGAAATTGTCAAACCAAAAAGCAAGGAAATGTAGGAACCACACAAAAGAAGAGCTAATTTGTGAATACAGAGCTTACAACATATGAAGAAAATTTTGCAACCAAAATGTAATATTAGCCATACATGATACATTTCATAAACATAATTTTCAAAGTCCACAAATCCTAATTATCCATACAAGCAACATGACCTCCAAGCATCGCTGTTATTGTTTTAATTGCTTATAACTGCAGTTAGTCTAATAAAGTAATATTTTATAGACTAAGGCTCCACAATGATCTTACCAGTGGCATGACCATCAATGCTCTTAGCCCATGCTTCTTCAGCCTTACTTAAGGGATACTTCGAATCGATTACCGTCTTAAGCTTCCCGTCTTTCACCAAGTTAACGAGATAATTGAGGTTC belongs to Gossypium arboreum isolate Shixiya-1 chromosome 7, ASM2569848v2, whole genome shotgun sequence and includes:
- the LOC108484567 gene encoding chloroplast envelope quinone oxidoreductase homolog, with the translated sequence MAKNTMMRAVQYNTYGGGAAALKHVELQVPSPKQDEVLLKMEATSINPFDLRIQKGIVWPFLPRKFPHIPGIDAAGEVFEVGSGVKNFKAGDKVVAVLFNICGGGLAEFAVAKENLTVSRPPEVTAFQGAALPIAGLAAHECLLRTPGFNYEKTGQQLNLLITAASGGVGQYAVQLAKLGNAHVTATCGARNLDLVKSLGADEVIDYKTPDGAALKSPSGRKYDAVIHCATGFPWSTFKPNLSTNGKVFDITPTPSVFMTNALQKLTFSKKQLVPLLMTPKKEKLDFLLNFVKEGKIKAVVDSIHPLSKAEEAWAKSIDGHATGKIIVEP